In Oncorhynchus clarkii lewisi isolate Uvic-CL-2024 chromosome 16, UVic_Ocla_1.0, whole genome shotgun sequence, one genomic interval encodes:
- the LOC139368803 gene encoding caspase recruitment domain-containing protein 19-like isoform X1: protein MAAPWSCSDGYHVQLQRDSQFLCSDQRMHTELVDKLVLQLNRTYPQILTDKEAQRFRNLSVPTVVRLAELLVHLQGKGEEACHEFYRGLQIHAYNVYFNLPTRVSRRREPADPMGTNTVARRMERYILNDRGPLFFLSCFSLAVGLALLYYYGEGHLSASGPFLSFSVLGLGRGTSEVLLAHAKDGSKIQ from the exons ATGGCAG CTCCCTGGTCATGCTCAGACGGCTACCATGTGCAGCTGCAGAGGGACTCCCAGTTCCTGTGTTCAGACCAGAGGATGCACACTGAGCTGGTGGACAAGCTGGTGCTACAGCTCAACAGGACCTACCCTCAGATACTGACTGACAAGGAGGCCCAGAGG TTCAGGAACCTGAGTGTGCCCACTGTGGTGCGATTGGCTGAGCTGCTGGTGCACctgcaggggaagggagaggaggcgTGTCATGAGTTCTACAGGGGGCTTCAGATCCACGCCTATAATGTCTATTTCAACCTGCCTACCAGAGTCAGCCGCAGAAGAG AGCCTGCAGACCCAATGGGGACTAACACTGTGGCCCGCCGCATGGAGAGATATATACTTAATGACAGGG gacCTCTGTTCTTCCTGAGTTGCTTTAGCCTTGCAGTGGGCTTAGCTCTGCTCTATTATTATGGAG AGGGTCATTTGAGTGCCTCTGGTCCATTTCTGAGCTTCTCGGTGCTGGGACTGGGCAGAGGGACCAGTGAGGTTCTCCTAGCCCACGCCAAGGACGGATCCAAAATTCAATAA
- the LOC139368803 gene encoding caspase recruitment domain-containing protein 19-like isoform X2: MAAPWSCSDGYHVQLQRDSQFLCSDQRMHTELVDKLVLQLNRTYPQILTDKEAQRFRNLSVPTVVRLAELLVHLQGKGEEACHEFYRGLQIHAYNVYFNLPTRVSRRRGPLFFLSCFSLAVGLALLYYYGEGHLSASGPFLSFSVLGLGRGTSEVLLAHAKDGSKIQ; the protein is encoded by the exons ATGGCAG CTCCCTGGTCATGCTCAGACGGCTACCATGTGCAGCTGCAGAGGGACTCCCAGTTCCTGTGTTCAGACCAGAGGATGCACACTGAGCTGGTGGACAAGCTGGTGCTACAGCTCAACAGGACCTACCCTCAGATACTGACTGACAAGGAGGCCCAGAGG TTCAGGAACCTGAGTGTGCCCACTGTGGTGCGATTGGCTGAGCTGCTGGTGCACctgcaggggaagggagaggaggcgTGTCATGAGTTCTACAGGGGGCTTCAGATCCACGCCTATAATGTCTATTTCAACCTGCCTACCAGAGTCAGCCGCAGAAGAG gacCTCTGTTCTTCCTGAGTTGCTTTAGCCTTGCAGTGGGCTTAGCTCTGCTCTATTATTATGGAG AGGGTCATTTGAGTGCCTCTGGTCCATTTCTGAGCTTCTCGGTGCTGGGACTGGGCAGAGGGACCAGTGAGGTTCTCCTAGCCCACGCCAAGGACGGATCCAAAATTCAATAA